The following coding sequences lie in one Silene latifolia isolate original U9 population chromosome 5, ASM4854445v1, whole genome shotgun sequence genomic window:
- the LOC141654698 gene encoding uncharacterized protein LOC141654698, which yields MGKTLTITEFFKRKNGEISNNEARGSLTNAPIDTEDNETTPLDESRPTKVMRSLEPSTNSYHVERDPGKREQICQYPVGKQNEIRRAYILKGPYQPVYQPKDYKKSGSYSHGRRFQASWYDKFRSWLEYSPD from the coding sequence ATGGGTAAAACtcttacaataaccgagtttttCAAGAGAAAAAATGGTGAAATTTCAAACAATGAAGCTAGAGGATCATTAACAAATGCACCTATTGACACTGAGGATAATGAGACTACTCCTCTTGATGAAAGTAGACCTACAAAAGTAATGAGATCATTAGAACCCTCAACTAATTCTTATCATGTGGAACGGGATCCTGGAAAACGTGAGCAAATATGTCAATATCCAGTCGGAAAACAGAATGAAATAAGACGAGCTTATATTTTGAAGGGTCCATATCAACCGGTGTATCAACCAAAAGACTATAAAAAATCCGGTTCATATTCTCATGGCCGCCGATTTCAGGCCTCATGGTACGACAAATTTCGATCATGGTTAGAATACTCTCCTGATTAA
- the LOC141654699 gene encoding uncharacterized protein LOC141654699, giving the protein MSGDALDSSVPTKIEPSSPYFVGQNDKPGDRITDVRLNLNNFDDWSYSVRTALKARRKFGFLNGTINEPKPPCTPEDWDTVQALLVSWLMNTIEPEVKSLLPNYENPKLLWDDINDRFSIVDGPRIQQIKSGLHECRQTESMPVATYYGKLCQLWDELDTFEPIITCTCRKCDCNIGKQYAERRDSDRLHQFLLGLLTSRYGYLRSVLLSQTPLPTHQRAFHLISQEERVRVNDRSVENTTAVSNFAVRNVEPRPLLPRPSSELTRTERQQLLCDNCNRKGHDRSMCFDLMEELPDWWYDLKGIKKPYRGASGKGGGSNRGGSGRGGGRTVRPWCWSWGWCSGRAQAGVT; this is encoded by the coding sequence ATGTCTGGCGATGCTCTTGATTCGTCCGTACCCACAAAAATTGAACCCTCTTCTCCTTACTTTGTCGGTCAGAACGACAAACCTGGAGACCGTATCACCGATGTCCGTCTGAATCTAAATAACTTTGATGATTGGTCGTACTCCGTTCGTACTGCACTCAAAGCACGGCGCAAGTTTGGCTTTCTTAACGGCACCATAAACGAACCTAAACCTCCCTGTACTCCGGAGGATTGGGACACTGTTCAGGCGCTGCTTGTGTCATGGCTCATGAATACTATTGAACCCGAGGTAAAATCTCTCCTACCTAATTACGAGAATCCCAAATTGTTATGGGATGACATTAACGATCGATTTAGTATTGTTGATGGTCCCCGTATCCAGCAAATTAAGTCCGGTCTTCATGAATGTAGACAAACTGAGTCGATGCCGGTTGCTACGTATTATGGTAAACTTTGTCAATTGTGGGATGAATTGGATACATTTGAACCCATAATCACCTGCACGTGTCGTAAGTGCGATTGTAACATCGGTAAACAATATGCTGAACGGCGTGATTCTGATCGTCTACACCAATTCCTCCTCGGCCTCCTTACCTCACGATATGGGTATTTGAGGTCTGTTCTGTTATCTCAAACTCCCCTGCCTACTCATCAACGAGCCTTCCATCTTATTTCTCAAGAAGAGCGGGTGCGGGTTAATGACCGGTCTGTTGAAAACACCACGGCTGTCTCCAATTTTGCCGTTCGTAATGTTGAGCCTCGTCCTCTACTGCCTCGTCCCTCCTCCGAACTTACTCGAACTGAGCGTCAACAACTCCTTTGCGATAATTGTAATCGTAAGGGTCATGATCGTAGCATGTGTTTTGATTTAATGGAAGAACTTCCTGATTGGTGGTATGACCTGAAGGGTATTAAAAAGCCGTATAGAGGAGCTTCGGGAAAAGGGGGTGGCAGCAATCGTGGAGGCTCTGGCCGTGGTGGAGGGCGCACCGTGCGGCCGTGGTGCTGGTCGTGGGGATGGTGCTCAGGCCGAGCACAAGCAGGAGTCACCTAG